tcatttaaaaaacataaaCTGCAAAGCTCCAGCAATCAATAGTTGCCCTATTTTGAGCCATAACACATTTCCCATCAACATTTCTTTGGAAAACACAAGTTAGAACAACTATTCACTGGTCCTGTAAGAGGACCCTGACCTCCCTTCTTTCACACAGTATCCCGCAGATGACAGTAACcattctttaaaaatgtaataaatgtATTTCAGTCCAATACACTTCAAAGTCATAGGAAAACTCTACCTGTAAATTTCATCTACCAACACTTAAATGGTTAAATATAGATTCTGTCACAAAAATACAGAATCAAGGAAAAGAGGTGGAAATTCACTTGTAAGGCTAAACTCTTGAGAACTTCTTCATATTATGAAAGTCAAGGAACAAATGAAGCAATCTACAGACacacaaaacacatttttatggTAATGAGAATGCCAAGTGTTTAAACCATTCTtaagtaatttatttctttttactgatGATTTACAAGGCCTTGATTATTAGACAAAATAGCATATTTTaactaaactaaaaaaaaatacaaaccaatGGAGCGTAGAAGAAAATGCTATATGGTTCTGTAGAATATATCACACCCAGTGCACacactgctttgtttttctcatctGAACCTATTTATTACTTACAGGATTTTTGCGAACAAGTATTTTGGTCTAACCAAAAATGTAGTGTACAGCTTCAGACCACTGAATTAGGCTTGAATTCTGGTATTAGTCTATGGTCTAAACCAGAGCAGTAGATCTTTCAAAGAGTTTAGTGTAATAAAAACTGATCTAGACATTTTGGAGCAGTTAACAAGGGACAGGAGTTATAGCTGCATACAGTTCAGTATGGTACCACTAATCGAAGCTAGAAGTTTTAGTACACTTATTGCCAATTTCTCCCAAATTTTAACAAGCAGAGCTTCTTTGCAGAGACATTATTGCTGATGGTAATAAGGCTGTTGAGGAAAAGGGTATCCAGGTTGTTGAGGTTGCGGATATGGTGGTTGTCCAGGATTTTGATACACAGGTGAGGGTGCATATGGCAGATTATACTGACCATACATGTATGGATTATAGCCCATTGGCATTGGCATCTGGCAATACCTGTGGGGGGGGCAGAAAAAAAGCATGACTGAGTTGAAAAACACAGATGATGTTAATTTGCAAAACCAACTCATTAATAGATAGAAAAAGACATGCAATCTCCACAAATGCTTTCCTTCCATTTTGCTTTGAGTGCAGCAGGAAGTGTGGTTACTTTCAAGGAGCAGATATGAAAACTATTACAATGTGTGGAACAGAAATGCAGACAGAAGGTGGAGTAAAGGCAACCTGCTGGAACTAGAACTGATCTAAATTGATTCTCAAACATTTAATAACATTGTGCATATTTCAATATTTGCTGACAAAGGAGAGCACAGCTGCCTTCAATTCCTTGTGATAACACCAGGAAGATAGAAAAAAGCATCAGAAGAAAGCACACTACTCAACTGGAATTTTCTCTGTACTTTTCATCATCTTGGTATCATGCTAAAGGTTTGAAAAACGAGATATGCCAACACTTTTGAGATAAACACCACCAAATGATTATGCAAGTGTTGGCAATAATCAACAAACCATAGTTAAGGAAATGCAGTcctattttccttctcctttaaaGACGATAAACTGTAAACGCCTAAAATGAACCTTCCCACAAAAGGTACAAGCAAATGATTCCTACAAGAGTTACATGaataaaactaacaaaaaaccaaaaaaacccaaaccaaagaaaaaaaacccaacaaaccaaaaaactaacaaacaaaaaaatcccttgcCTCAAACAGTAAACACATCTTCAACTGTAACAATAACTAAAGTGTCACACACAAGAAAAAAGTGCTTTTAAGCAACAGGATAACAAAAATCTGCTTAAGTGCTCCCATAACTTACCCTGGGTAAGGGGGATAAGTGGGGTAAGGTGGTCCTTGAGCCTGCGAAGGTGCAGTGCCTGCTGCAGGTGCACTGGCTCCTGGAgtaggagctggagcagcagcaggtgctgcagCTGTTCCAGAGGGTGCTAATGCAGAAGAGGAACTGCTTGCTGCAGAAATCACTGGGGGTGGTGGCCGTGCTGGTGGCTGTGGTTTAGTCCCCTAACAAGAGAAAGTGAATTTAGCTGGAGCTTCTTTATGGAAGTCTTGGAATCAAAAGCTGTGGTTATATGAttaacagatttttattttcattttaaacagaCTTTCTATATTTAGTCTATACAGATGATGCAAAGCATCTAGAAGGCagtaaatttttaatttcaagtcTATAAATCATGAACATGAATAGTACATAACATACCTCTCTGCAAAGCCTTAAGATTTTGCCCTCTATTTCACTTCGACACATTTCCAACTACACCAGCATATTAAGGAGTGATATACACAAATTACAGATCAGTTTAGAGTTCTCAAGTATCGACTCAGTATTTTCAACCCACTAATTCTGTAGCATGTATTTACCACCATGGTTCTTGGGGCTGGAGTGGGAGTCGGAGATGCCGCTGGCTTACTTCCTGCTGCTGAAGTGGTCTGATATGTAGGCAGTGGAATGGAGGGAGCACTGGGCTCCCTAGCAATGCTTTGCTGCAAATCCctattgaaaacaaaaaagcaaacatgCAGCTTAGTTTAAGAATTGTTTGTTATACACTGCAGCAAGCTAAGCCAAAAAGATGCAACAGAGGAAGTCTAATATTTAAAGCATGATCACTGATAGCTCAAACTTAATTTGGAGCTCAAATCACTTCCACGGAAACCATCCCCTAGCCAACTCACTGATTAACtgttacatttattttctaataATGTCTTTATGTTCTAAGTCAATACTGGGTATAGATCACAACAGTAGCCAAAACAGTAAAAGAGCACAGCAAGACTCAGCAGAATGTTCTATCAACACTAACCCTACAGCCTTAACATTGAACATTAACATAGTAGAGATGTGAGATATTCAGACTCTGCCTTGGTTAGGCAGCCTAACAGCTCCCAAATTACATGAATGCAGGAAGCCAAATAAAGGCAGAAGGGGTTGTAACTCAGAATTTGTTTACAAGCACAATGGccaaatgaaaaagaacaacTCTACAAAGGATCAAGTTAGGAGAGGTAAAAATTGAGGGCTGAGCATCCCAGTTGCAACATGGCAAGTACACAGAACAACTGCAGTTTCACTAACCAAAATTTCCGTAACAACTAGTCCTTATAAAAGGCTCTGTGCTTTGCTAAAGAACACCGATTAAAAGGCAAACCATTTCAAGTATGCTTTCCTCTTAAGAGCCTAAAAACCACACTGGAAACATACTATACTAGGTCTGACCTCATGTGGGGGACAATGACAACATCAAACACTCTTCCTCATATGAAGGACAAAATCTGCTTCTCCCTCCAGCATTGTAAGTAACCCACATATAAGCAATGATAAAGTATGAGACTAGAGCAGTCTACAGAGCAGAAGCAGAATACTGATACTTTTCCCCCATCACATTGAACACATGGAAGAGAATCATATGATGAAGCATTCATCTAATTTCTCAAACTAAGTtgacagcaggagcagggtgcAGAAATTAGAAGTTCCTcaaaacaaagaataaaataaaataactaaCAAATGCATGCCAAAAAGAACAGAGAGTGAAATCATAACATGAAACAGATTTGTGCTGAACTGCACACAGGAACAGTAGAGCAGACTTCAAAGTATATTTTTCCACTTATTTCTCCTATTACTTTCCTAGGGGAGAGGAGAGTAGGACTAGGATTAAAGCAAAGAGGCGATAGGCTTAGCACACCTATTCTTCCTTTCTCATTTCATCACGTACCATAATAAACATGTCTCCAAAGACAAATTTCTGATAAATACTTTAACTTTCTGCAATGCTTAAACAAAACATTGAAATCTTACTTGAGCAGTTCATCTCTTTCAGTCTTGCGAGCAAAGACAATGTCACTGCACTTGTTCTGGAATTTCAGCAGGAGTTCTGTCAGCTCATTGTAAAActagtgaagaaaaataaaaacagaatatGCTCAATCAATACTTTCAGACTCCATGCTAGCATACTTCTACATATTGATCCAATTATAGGTGTTGTATTATTACACTGCCCAGAACCTGCCATTCCAATAAAGTCTGCTAATATATTCTACTATGcttttcaaaaccaaaattaGTCAGCTGTTTTTGCCCATCCCTGTAATAGCATAGACTTTTATGGGGGTTTGTGTgtgtaaatataaaaatagtttAGGATAactaaaaaaatgtattaaaaccAGAGCAAAACTAGATCACTGCTGGCGATGAActatttatttctgtaaagcataattgtttatttttattttaattttgttactCTCAGTTCCACACATTCCATTTGTACAGCTATCTcagaggttgggttttttccccctctaatGAGCTATCAATAAATcagcaaaaaatatttcataaagaAGCTCCAATTCACCTTCCAGAAGCCCAGATCAAAAAAAGCAACCTAAATACAGCTCTCCTTATTTCTCATGTATGCAGTAACAACATTTAAAACACCAATTTTATAAGGTGATTAAATACCACGGAGAATAGATGAAAGAATTTCTCAGATAAAATGACTCATCTGGGTGCCTCAGCATCATTTACTCAGCTGTAATTAACAACTTATCCTGTTGCTCAGAAAAGCTTACATTTCAGACAGGAACAAAGAAGCATTTCACGGCTCTTGAAACAATCAAAATTCAAGCAACTTGCTGTCCTCGCTTCAGTAGTAAAATCTTCAAAAATGCACCTGTCAGCTACCATGTCTGCAAAGTTTATTATGATTTTTGATTCACATCTCAttgtataaataaaaaaagtccTTTCAATCCCTTAAACATTGCCATACCTTTGTGCCTTCTTTTAAATTGGCTACAAGTTCCACAAAGTTGTCATTTGCTACAGCTAAGTTCTTCAAGACTTCTTCTCTTAAATTAGATTCGTTGTTTGATTGTTTCATCTTTGAAAAATCCTGATGTGCATTCTTAAAAGAAGAGAACAAATGAACAGTGCAAATAATGCAAGCTAGTTCCATGTAAGATTCTGtacatttcatttcctttttcctgttatTCACTGCTTCTCTTTTCCCGAATACCTGCTTTTCCTCATCTCCCATCCACACTGGACTTCCACACTTGCTATCTGCCAAGTGCAGTGACCATTATAATGTATATTTCAGAACTGTACATATGCTAACTCACTGGCAGTAGGTATCACCAGTTAATGACCTGTTCTGTGGTGGGCTGCCTTTTAATAATTCTCAAGCTCATCCTGCAGACTATCTTTCCAAGGCTATACTAATTAGGCTCTCTCCTGTACTAACTTCCATTGATATTCATAAAATCATACTGAAAGTCAGTATTTTTAAGAAGCATTACTTCAAATGTGGTTGACATTGGCAAGCTATTAAAAGGACAAGGAAGAGGAAAACTTACAGAAGGATCACCTATTTACATGTCAtttctttcaggaaaataaaaaagcaaacttAAAAAGACTGTTTCAACTGCCAGAAGCCAACAAACTTAACTCCAGGACATTCAAACATTAAAGCAGTAACCATCAAGATTTTTTAAGTATCTTGTGCTAAAAAAATATCCTAATATAAAATCCTTGCTAAACATGTTGTATATGGtcatttaagaattttttttttttccctactggaAAAAGCCTCCACCATTACTCAAGCTGCTATTGTCTTTTCTCCAAGCACTAAGACTTCCTCTTTTGTCCCATGTTTCAGGTACCTGCCTCTGACAAATTAAGACTGAATTTATAAATAAAGGTTGGGAAATTCTATTAAGATTTACTTCAACGAGCTTTGCACATGCTGGAAGCCAAGCACATTGTAAAGAGCAATTAGGAATAAACCAAGCTGTACTTCAGAGACCCAAAATGTCTTCTAGTAGACAGTAAGGGCAGGTCTCCTGTCATCCCAGAAAGAATTAAAAtggaatgaggggaaaaaaacaaaacaagcccaaAACCTTCTTAACACACCACTTAAGCTTCTTTCAAGGACAAAACCATCTGCAGAATTGTGCCAAGAAAAGGTCCAAGAGAAAGTAcactggagctgtgggagaacCTGCTAAACATTCACATTTCTTTCCAGTGAACACAAAGACATCACTGTATTTTTCAGTGATCAAGGAATAAAGGAATATCAACTGACATATGACAGAATAACAAGCAAAACAGACTAGAAAGCAAAGTGAAACTTCTAAAGCACTAGAGAGATGGAAGTATCATTCCTCTCAGTttaagagaaaggaaaacatgcaAAGTGTTGTACCTGAATGTTTTTGAGAagttcttcctgcttttttaggGACTCCTGCACTTTCTGTGTGTAACTTCCATAAATTCTGTCCAACTCAGTCACAGAGATAGCCTCCTCATTTATAGCACCATCCTGTGCAAGTGCAGTCAGGAATTTGCTTGTCATGTCAAAATTCACAGATTTCAGGTCATTTTCCAGTTGTTCTCTCTCCTTCTTAACTTCATCCAGATTGGCCAGCAAAGTTCTTAAGACATTAACAACCTAGGCAATATAAATGTCCTAAGTTAACGGGTTTAGAGGAACTATTGGGAAAGTATAATTTATTAATAACTTGTTTCCATCTTGCACTCCTCAGTGATGCTGACAACATTTCTGTATGAGTGAGAAACCAGGACAAAATGTGACCAAAGAAAGATCTTCAAGCATTTCTCAATCTATATTATATTCTACAGGTTTGCTTTTGCTAATAAGACTGAATTACTacaaaatgtttgggtttttttaagctgaTCAGATACCTTCCAATAGGATATTCTAAGATGGCAGCAAAAACCACCGACTTCAAATAATTTctatgagaaaaataaaaatactgctgTAGATGAGCCATTAACTTCTTGGAAAGCAAATTGGTGTAATTGCCTAATACTTTATAATACTGAGCCACATCTTATGTTGTCCCAAGAACCCACTCACTTccctaaataataaaaatattcaaagatTGCTCCTTTTATAATAGTCAATCAGTCTTGCTGTCCATGGTGATTGACTTTGTTCACATTAAATGTAACAAACTATACTCAAGATGATTTTAAACATAAAGGCAACTTCTTTTCCAAATGTTACTTACATCTTGTATCAATTGGGACAGAAACACCAGCAGCTAAGGTTCAGCTTCCACACCAATTCACGTAAGTTTACTTTGTTAGACAACTAGCACTTCTAGTCAAAATAGAGACAGATTTCACTGCTTTACCTCACTTCCCTGTAATGTTTTTGCTGGGTTGGCAGAAGGAATGGCTGCGTTGAGTTCTGCCTCTGGCTTACACAGAAGTGCAATCGTATCCCGGTGAGTCTGATAGCGCTCTTTCACCTGCCCATCTGCTTGCATAGCTTTACTCAAAATATTATGGTAATTGGCTCCCTCTGgggacaggaggaaaaaaaaggagtttatATAATTTCAAAGCTTGTTTCATCCAAGTCTTGCACCTGAGCAGTTTTTGTGCATTTCAGCAAGTCATCATACATTTTCATGAGCCTGCACAATATGTAAGACTTTTATATAAAACTTAAACTTCTACGTTATGTTTAAAATAGTGCATAAACTAGGCACCTATATTAATTCTCCAGTGAAGCATACAAAGGCACGTGAATGAACACTGGTTTGAGCTACTCTGCAGATTTAAACCTCTGTAACTCTGCAAGACTGAGTCAGTGGTTATCCGTCCCTTGTTAGCTCCAAAAAACAACACATTTTAGGCACACAGAAAACATGCTATAGTGATGGTCTTAAGTAGTTTGACTAactgctgggggaaaaaaataaacaaaccaccaaattaaagagaaaacacattgatggtaaaaaaaaaaaaaaaaaaaagatgtcaacaaagaaaaatacactgaAGTATTTAAGAGGCAACTGCAATCAGATCCTTAGGAGGGTAGCCATCTttcactccatttgctttctgaaattttaGCATTCACGTACACACCAAGGgtgcaaaagcagcagcaaattccCTGCTGTCACATCCTCTCAGCTCCAAATAACAGTGCAGACTGCAACCAGGATATTTTAGCATAACCTCCCTCAAACTGAATTTGTGTATTTATAGATAATATCAGAGCACTGAAAACTACTTTAATTTACACTATGGACACCTTTAGAACCCAAAGCATAAAACATGGACTTTACCTGCCCTCAAAGGCTTATAGAGTTCATTGGATGGTGTTCTCTGCCAGCGTTCCTTGAATTTTGTTCGCAGGTCATTGTCTGTAGTTTCTTCTTCATCTAGTAATCTCAGAGACTGCAGGAGTAAAATGTTACATGCATTATAAGCTGTTTTAAACATAAAATAGCTTCAAAATAGGCAGTTAGTGTAGAAAACAGAAACTGCCTATACATCCTTTATAAATTTAATTTGACAAATACAAAGCAGGCATGAAATGGACAAATCATCCAAATTTCTTTAGAATGTTTTCCCAATGCTTCCCCCTCTCCAccaacaaatttaaaaaagaaaatatttgtaaggAAACATCCACATGTGACAGCACAGTTTTTGTATGGGCTGAACACTTTAATAGCATATTTTGAAAGTGCTATTAAAGTTACAAGCATGTGAATAATTGTGCATTTTTTCTATTGCCTTTTAAAGCGAAGCATCCAGTGGAGATTTTTTAAAGACTGTTTTAGTATAGTGGGTTTTGGGCTTACTTCATCTAAAATTTCTTTGTTCCTTTGCAGCAGTTCAGGCAGATCTTTAATCAGCTGATCAACAGTCTGAATTCCCCCCTGTTCAATCACAGACTTAGACTTGTTCAAAATAGACTGAGGAACAGTATCCCCAGACACATCTTCGATAGCAGCAGGAAGGTTGAGGGAAGCCAACACACTGAAAAAGTCAACGTGTTAAATAAACaacttttttcctgaaaataacACTGCTATCCAAACAAACAATCACACAGTCAATTATAATGGAAATGGAGTGCAATGTATGCCTGAACTGAAATTTCAAACTGAAAACACTAAATATATTCCTGGCGTACACCTCACTAAAAACGCATTTCAAAGCTCTTAAAAAGCTAAAGAAATCCTAGTCTTTTAGCACTTACAAAACATGGCAAACATTTTAGGTAGTGACTGACTGGTAGACAGAAGAAACAACTGCCTTAAGTTACATTGTTATCTCTCAGactggtataatttttttataattagttattttaaacaacaatttttttttttttaatgaccacTGGAATATGAAAATCCTTGTAGATTAATGGTGCTGGAAGCTTTTCTGAGCAAGTGTTGGACTCCCAAAAAATGAGTAAAgatgaagtaaaaataaatactacTTGTTCTTAATAAGCTTTCATTTTTAACACTTACAGAAAAGTAGCTCTAAATCTCCCTGTTATGGTTTCAGTTTGCCAGCCTACCATACAGTAATGAAAAAACACTGCTATAATCTGGATATCTGCAGGCTGCAAGGCACCCAGGGCTTACAGGCTGTGCACAACCCCTCTTGAGAAACTTAACAAGAAGCCATATTTACCCATTTGCCAGATTTGTGGCTTCTCTCATCTGGGCTATTGACCTGTTTACCAGATCCGCTTTCCTCTGGTTATAAACGCTCACAGATTGCTGCACTTGCAATGGAACCATCTTCTCAAACAGGTCTGCAATTAAAGTAGTATAAATTACACAAGTTGCGCTATGAAAGTAAAAGCACGCGAACATCTTCACAGCTTTTTTATATAGGTTGTACTACAGAGACTGACCTAAACAGTTTAAGTGactgtcctcctcctccccaagatgcctttaaaaacaaaaatctatttttaaaggCCTTTAGATTTCAGTTTTTATGGCTGAAATTGAGttagaaataatttaaagacAATATATTTAAATCAACTGCAGGGTTAAAAATCAGATTTGCCTTAAGGCTTCATttctaattttgtttctttaaaggaaaaatatgggAAAGGTAAGAGAATAATTTTTTCACAACTCATCTGTACAGCCAACAAAGTAAAATTTTTCAACTTTATGGGAGACCACCAACTAGGTTAGTCCATATTGTATAACTTGGTACTGTCCCCTACAGAACTGTTCCTTCTGAAATTAAAGATTGGTTTAATATAGAAAATACAATTACTGAGAAAATCTTACATCTTTAAGAGAATTGTACATTTCAGGCAAGAATTTTCAACCTGTGCTTTATTACACTTATCAtcaagaacaacaacaacaaactggagaaacaaaacagcagttTCAAAAACACTGCTATACACGTAATACAATGGAAAaagtaaatgtttatttttgcatGGTACAAATGAACCTTGTCAGCCGTGTGTTTCACAAGGTAACAATTACCCTGTGCACTCCACACACTTCGCTTACCAGTGAATTTCTGACTGAGTGGAACAACAACAGGAGTAGACTTCACAAGACTGGCTTTTCCAATGGACTCCAAATCTTTCAGGTCAGGAACCCGGTCATGGTAAATGAAGTCATTGTCTTTTTTGGCAGCTGCAAGTGCACGGTTGATTTTGTCAACCAGATCTTTAACATTTATATATTCATCATAGCGAGATGCCACCGTTTTGACCAAATCTGCTGCAtgctaaaaaaatttaaaacacagttaaaataatagcttttctttctccctttcatATATTCTGAAGAAAACAGATGAGCATACAAAAAAGTTTCAAGCTCCATCCTGCACAAAGTTGATAAATGCATAATGGTAACTTTCAAGACGTCAACACGATCATCTTATAGTCTGTCAACTTTCCTGCATATCAACAGATACACAGTGTACATGGATATTCACAATCAGTTGAAGCAGCATTTCACATATTTCTATTCCAAAAGATATGGGGACTTGAAGGAAGTAGTTCATTTTAGCCTTTTTTGTTCTCTGCTGTACTTAAAACATGAGATGACCTTATTCATTACATCTGTATCTGAGTCCCTCTAGAAACCAGATATCGGAGGGAAAAAACTATAAAGACTAAAAAGAGAAATGTGtgcacaatttttaaaaattactcagATTGAAAGCAGGATATCAGCAAAAGAACTAGGTATAGATCAGGTCAAATTTTAATGTTTGGAGGATTTTTAACAACATTATGTAGGAAAATTTAGTAACAAATCTGTCATATTAGCTGTACTGAGATATGAAGCCTATGCAAATGTAAACATAGATTTAACATATCAAGCAGTATCAAATTGCCCAAATACCACTAAAATACATCTTTATAAAAGTTACAGAGGTACCTTTCATCTTTCCAGCTGATAATAATTCGATTCATGTGATAAacatgctcagcattttctgAACACATTTCATTCTTAGTTATTTGGATTTCAGAACTCCAACTCAGCTTTTCAGGATTAAaagtttttccacatttttcagagaagaaagtTACTCACCTGTAACCTCCCAATTTCTTCACCAAATTTCTTCTGTTGTTTTGCCAGGATAGATTGATGGTATTCTGCATTGGCCTGCATAATGCAGTGCTTTGCTGCCAGAACAGGAAACACctcctggaaataaaaatactgacCAGGGGAAAGTCCAACCACATTAACCACCACAGACAACATGGgatgcaggaagaaaaaggaagaagaaaaggaaattagaATCACCCAATTAATAGTTTAGATAGGTTAAAACATTAGAGGTAAACATCAGAGACCATGTGGCTTTGCATGGATTGAATCTTATTTTTAATCTGCTGTTGCAAAATTCTTGGTGCCAATTATTTTAGATGAACTATGATTTAAATTCAAGCCATGAAGTCACAACATTTACTTCAAAGATTAGAAATGCATGCATGTATTAGAAAGGACAGTTGCAAGAACACATTCAAATACCCCCAAGACAAAGCCAAGACAGTGTTCTTAAGAAATGGAGGTGGGTCGAAAGATAGGTCTTCTAGGGTTTTTGTGGTTTGATTGTTTTATAACTAAACAAAGTAATTACACTTAAAACAGCAGGCAACAGGCCCATCAAGAAAGTAACTACAATTATGAAAGGAATGAGCAAAGAAAGAAGACCAGTAACTATTGACATGGAAAGCAACTTAAAAGTCATTTTTAGCCTTTTGATATAAATGCACTTATCTTTGCAGGAGTACCAACCAAGACATGAAGAAAACATTACGCTGCAGCGCACAGTACAGACATGGTCTTAGATCAAGGATTTGGCCttactgttttatttcttaaatcAAGGAGCACTGGAAAACCAGAGTGATGTTTTAAAGACCTCAGTATACAAAGACCTGCTTCTTCACATCTGTGCAAACTTGCTGTTCCCCcagagataaaaaaataaaattaaaaaaaaagggtaaattTGGAAG
This genomic interval from Aphelocoma coerulescens isolate FSJ_1873_10779 chromosome 2, UR_Acoe_1.0, whole genome shotgun sequence contains the following:
- the PDCD6IP gene encoding programmed cell death 6-interacting protein isoform X1: MTNFISVQLKKASEVDLAKPLCKFIQQSYPGAEAQAEHCRAAEELSRLRKSALGRPLDKHESALETLLRYYDQLCSIEPKFPFSENQVCVTFTWKDAFDKGSLFGGSAKLALASLGYEKTCVLFNCGALASQIAAEQNLDNDEGLKAAAKHYQFASGAFQHIKDTVLSALNREPTVDISPDTVGTLSLIMLAQAQEVFFLKATRDKMKDGIIAKLANQAADYYGDAYKQCQYKDTLPKYFYFQEVFPVLAAKHCIMQANAEYHQSILAKQQKKFGEEIGRLQHAADLVKTVASRYDEYINVKDLVDKINRALAAAKKDNDFIYHDRVPDLKDLESIGKASLVKSTPVVVPLSQKFTDLFEKMVPLQVQQSVSVYNQRKADLVNRSIAQMREATNLANGVLASLNLPAAIEDVSGDTVPQSILNKSKSVIEQGGIQTVDQLIKDLPELLQRNKEILDESLRLLDEEETTDNDLRTKFKERWQRTPSNELYKPLRAEGANYHNILSKAMQADGQVKERYQTHRDTIALLCKPEAELNAAIPSANPAKTLQGSEVVNVLRTLLANLDEVKKEREQLENDLKSVNFDMTSKFLTALAQDGAINEEAISVTELDRIYGSYTQKVQESLKKQEELLKNIQNAHQDFSKMKQSNNESNLREEVLKNLAVANDNFVELVANLKEGTKFYNELTELLLKFQNKCSDIVFARKTERDELLKDLQQSIAREPSAPSIPLPTYQTTSAAGSKPAASPTPTPAPRTMVGTKPQPPARPPPPVISAASSSSSALAPSGTAAAPAAAPAPTPGASAPAAGTAPSQAQGPPYPTYPPYPGYCQMPMPMGYNPYMYGQYNLPYAPSPVYQNPGQPPYPQPQQPGYPFPQQPYYHQQ
- the PDCD6IP gene encoding programmed cell death 6-interacting protein isoform X2, coding for MTNFISVQLKKASEVDLAKPLCKFIQQSYPGAEAQAEHCRAAEELSRLRKSALGRPLDKHESALETLLRYYDQLCSIEPKFPFSENQVCVTFTWKDAFDKGSLFGGSAKLALASLGYEKTCVLFNCGALASQIAAEQNLDNDEGLKAAAKHYQFASGAFQHIKDTVLSALNREPTVDISPDTVGTLSLIMLAQAQEVFFLKATRDKMKDGIIAKLANQAADYYGDAYKQCQYKDTLPKEVFPVLAAKHCIMQANAEYHQSILAKQQKKFGEEIGRLQHAADLVKTVASRYDEYINVKDLVDKINRALAAAKKDNDFIYHDRVPDLKDLESIGKASLVKSTPVVVPLSQKFTDLFEKMVPLQVQQSVSVYNQRKADLVNRSIAQMREATNLANGVLASLNLPAAIEDVSGDTVPQSILNKSKSVIEQGGIQTVDQLIKDLPELLQRNKEILDESLRLLDEEETTDNDLRTKFKERWQRTPSNELYKPLRAEGANYHNILSKAMQADGQVKERYQTHRDTIALLCKPEAELNAAIPSANPAKTLQGSEVVNVLRTLLANLDEVKKEREQLENDLKSVNFDMTSKFLTALAQDGAINEEAISVTELDRIYGSYTQKVQESLKKQEELLKNIQNAHQDFSKMKQSNNESNLREEVLKNLAVANDNFVELVANLKEGTKFYNELTELLLKFQNKCSDIVFARKTERDELLKDLQQSIAREPSAPSIPLPTYQTTSAAGSKPAASPTPTPAPRTMVGTKPQPPARPPPPVISAASSSSSALAPSGTAAAPAAAPAPTPGASAPAAGTAPSQAQGPPYPTYPPYPGYCQMPMPMGYNPYMYGQYNLPYAPSPVYQNPGQPPYPQPQQPGYPFPQQPYYHQQ